One stretch of Clostridiales bacterium DNA includes these proteins:
- the smc gene encoding chromosome segregation protein SMC: MKFKKLTLIGFKSFANKLEVKFGEGITAIVGPNGCGKSNVADAVRWVLGEQSAKLLRGSNMQDVIFNGTAKRKALSYAEVSLTFDNHNRSLFPSYDYEEVVISRKLFRSGESEYYRNGSLCRLRDISEMLRDAGFSVEGYTIIGQGRVMEIINSKPEDRRAIFEEAAGITKYKYKKTEAERKNARTRDNLVRLNDILSNDTERLAPLARQAEKTRTYRELKEKLKQHEINLYMHRYETASETKDKLSEVIAGIDGEIAKKQAEYAQASSDYNSAMAELQAIDGNLEKYREELLELSVDKEKISGEIQLLKQQLESYNNQNLSLMSTNSNLNENYANITATTTQKQDELKRKTDELELILQEYDRINEEYAVLADKVTAEEAKINAARKALLDAMERRAAVNRSVGELTAERAALAEQLEEFAARIDNLTERIKFGTDSYNAKSAELDGLQKECAELTSQKDEAAARNTACAERIKVLTPELSQQKQDYSALVSRKKVLEDVQKDAYTHTVRKLLDDAKTNPRIEKAIVGVVGQVITVKDGFEAAVDMALGSAVNNIVTKNEDDAKLLVEHLKANKYGRATFLPITSFKPRAIDGALMPLLNRAGCYGVATNAVTYDEVFDPVMRGLLGGTVIVDNMDTAVELARDSKYGFRIVTLDGDIVTTQGAITGGSKKSDVTNVFSYERNIKDITAQIDALKTKIETDQAERDALVKDNETLTRRVRELLEDIHEYELAITAKTAELSALENQLNSLKESKAEDEAALAQAKERLDNIVADLDAVEKKQDDISANANTEENDAKTRAFEELRIKRDELRNAVMDKNIRKVALTKDVEALKVDVSRLKSEAVAIAKRVEDNNFIILGNNRKMQELDDKIKHLAESTTDGNAKRREEIQAKLDGLSQYKADLNFKTVESDKARLACNDEISRLTEGKHEQEILLTQVDVNMSNLQESVYTEYGMVYEDCLPFKEENYDAESGEIEIAKIRRRIQNLGSINENAIEEAQELSQKVGAMSVQRDDMMKSLADEERIIKEMSNNMLRDFNECFEKIRANFRELFSELFNGGTADLELTENEDPLLRGVEIKAQPPSKVLQSITLLSGGEKTLTAIAILLAIMKLRPMPFCLLDEIEAALDDANVGRVAAALKKFSSDTQLIAITHRKPTMEQADCLYGVTMEEKGVSSIVSVRLADAIKNAETVPAEG; the protein is encoded by the coding sequence TTGAAGTTCAAAAAACTGACCCTAATAGGGTTCAAATCCTTTGCGAACAAGCTCGAAGTCAAGTTCGGCGAAGGCATAACCGCGATCGTCGGTCCTAACGGTTGCGGCAAGAGTAACGTCGCGGACGCTGTGCGCTGGGTGCTTGGTGAGCAGTCGGCTAAGCTTTTGCGTGGCTCGAATATGCAGGACGTTATCTTTAACGGTACCGCCAAGCGCAAGGCTTTGTCGTATGCCGAGGTTTCGCTCACGTTCGACAACCATAACCGCTCGCTTTTCCCGTCGTACGACTACGAGGAAGTAGTCATTTCGCGTAAGCTGTTCCGCTCGGGCGAGAGCGAGTATTACCGCAACGGCAGTCTTTGCAGGCTCCGCGACATTTCGGAAATGCTGCGCGACGCAGGCTTCTCGGTCGAGGGCTATACCATAATCGGTCAGGGCAGGGTCATGGAGATAATCAACTCCAAGCCCGAGGACCGTCGCGCTATCTTCGAGGAAGCGGCGGGCATAACTAAGTACAAATACAAAAAGACCGAAGCCGAGCGCAAGAACGCGCGCACGCGCGACAACCTCGTTCGGCTAAACGATATTCTGAGTAACGATACCGAACGGCTCGCGCCGCTTGCGCGCCAAGCCGAAAAAACTCGTACCTACCGCGAGCTTAAAGAAAAGCTCAAACAGCACGAGATCAACCTGTATATGCACAGGTACGAAACGGCTTCCGAGACCAAGGACAAGCTCAGCGAGGTAATAGCCGGCATAGACGGCGAGATCGCCAAAAAGCAAGCCGAGTACGCGCAGGCGTCGAGCGACTATAACAGCGCAATGGCGGAGCTTCAAGCGATAGACGGCAACCTCGAAAAATACCGCGAGGAGCTTTTGGAGCTTTCCGTCGACAAAGAGAAGATCTCGGGCGAGATTCAGCTGTTAAAACAACAGCTCGAAAGCTATAACAATCAAAATCTCTCGTTGATGTCGACCAACTCGAACCTTAACGAGAATTACGCGAATATAACGGCAACTACCACCCAAAAGCAGGACGAGCTCAAACGCAAGACCGACGAGCTCGAACTTATTCTCCAAGAATACGACCGTATCAACGAGGAATACGCCGTTCTTGCCGACAAGGTAACCGCCGAGGAAGCCAAGATAAACGCCGCGCGCAAGGCGCTTCTCGACGCAATGGAACGCCGCGCCGCAGTCAACCGCAGTGTGGGCGAGCTTACCGCCGAACGCGCGGCGCTTGCCGAGCAGCTCGAAGAATTCGCTGCGCGCATAGATAATCTTACCGAGCGCATAAAGTTTGGCACGGACAGCTACAACGCTAAATCAGCCGAGCTTGACGGGCTTCAAAAGGAATGCGCCGAGCTTACTTCGCAAAAGGACGAAGCCGCCGCGCGCAATACGGCGTGCGCCGAGCGCATTAAAGTGCTTACGCCCGAACTGAGCCAGCAGAAGCAGGACTATTCGGCGCTCGTTTCGCGTAAAAAAGTGCTCGAAGATGTTCAAAAGGACGCGTACACGCACACCGTGCGCAAGCTTCTCGACGACGCCAAAACCAATCCGCGCATAGAAAAGGCGATTGTGGGCGTTGTCGGTCAAGTCATAACCGTAAAGGACGGGTTCGAGGCGGCTGTCGATATGGCGCTAGGCTCTGCCGTCAATAATATCGTGACCAAGAACGAGGATGACGCCAAGCTTCTCGTCGAGCATCTTAAAGCGAACAAGTACGGGCGCGCCACGTTCCTACCCATAACTAGCTTTAAGCCGCGCGCTATCGACGGTGCGCTCATGCCGCTTCTTAACCGCGCTGGGTGCTACGGCGTTGCGACCAATGCCGTGACGTATGACGAAGTGTTCGATCCCGTTATGCGCGGACTTCTCGGCGGCACCGTTATTGTCGATAACATGGATACTGCGGTCGAGCTTGCGCGCGACAGCAAGTACGGCTTCCGCATAGTCACGCTCGACGGCGATATCGTCACTACGCAGGGCGCGATCACGGGCGGTAGTAAAAAGTCCGACGTTACCAACGTTTTCTCGTACGAGCGCAATATTAAGGATATTACGGCGCAGATCGACGCGCTCAAAACCAAGATAGAAACAGACCAAGCCGAGCGCGACGCACTCGTTAAAGATAACGAAACGCTCACCAGGCGCGTGAGAGAGCTGTTAGAGGATATCCACGAGTACGAGCTCGCTATAACAGCCAAGACCGCCGAGCTGTCCGCGCTCGAAAACCAGCTTAACTCGCTCAAAGAGAGCAAGGCGGAGGACGAAGCGGCGCTCGCGCAAGCGAAGGAGCGGCTCGATAATATCGTCGCCGATCTCGACGCTGTGGAAAAGAAGCAGGACGATATTTCGGCTAACGCCAATACCGAGGAAAACGACGCCAAGACCCGCGCGTTCGAGGAACTGCGTATTAAGCGCGACGAACTGCGTAACGCGGTCATGGATAAGAATATTAGAAAAGTCGCGCTTACAAAGGACGTGGAAGCGCTAAAAGTCGACGTTTCGCGGCTTAAATCAGAAGCTGTTGCGATCGCTAAGCGCGTAGAGGATAATAATTTTATCATACTCGGCAACAACCGCAAAATGCAGGAACTTGACGACAAGATCAAGCACCTCGCCGAGAGCACTACGGACGGCAACGCTAAGCGGCGCGAGGAGATCCAAGCCAAGCTCGACGGTCTGTCGCAGTATAAAGCCGATCTCAACTTTAAGACGGTGGAAAGCGACAAGGCGCGGCTTGCGTGCAACGACGAGATTTCGCGGCTCACCGAGGGCAAGCACGAGCAGGAGATATTGCTCACGCAGGTGGACGTGAACATGAGCAATCTTCAAGAAAGCGTTTACACCGAGTACGGCATGGTATACGAAGATTGCTTGCCGTTCAAGGAAGAAAACTACGACGCCGAGAGCGGCGAGATCGAAATAGCCAAGATCAGGCGCAGAATACAAAACCTCGGCTCAATCAACGAGAACGCTATCGAGGAAGCGCAGGAGTTGTCGCAAAAGGTGGGCGCAATGTCCGTTCAGCGCGACGACATGATGAAAAGCCTCGCCGACGAGGAACGCATCATAAAAGAAATGTCCAACAATATGCTGCGCGACTTTAACGAGTGCTTCGAGAAAATTCGCGCTAACTTCCGCGAGCTGTTCTCTGAGCTGTTCAACGGCGGCACCGCCGACCTCGAACTTACCGAGAACGAGGATCCGCTTCTTCGCGGTGTGGAAATTAAAGCGCAGCCGCCGAGCAAGGTTTTACAATCGATAACGCTTTTGTCGGGCGGCGAAAAAACGCTCACGGCGATTGCGATACTGCTCGCTATCATGAAGCTTCGCCCCATGCCGTTCTGCTTGCTCGACGAGATAGAGGCAGCGCTCGACGACGCCAACGTAGGCAGGGTTGCGGCGGCGCTCAAAAAGTTTTCGAGCGATACCCAGCTTATTGCCATCACGCACAGAAAGCCGACTATGGAACAAGCCGACTGTCTGTACGGTGTTACTATGGAAGAAAAGGGCGTTTCGTCTATCGTTTCGGTACGGCTCGCCGACGCTATCAAGAACGCCGAAACCGTACCCGCCGAGGGCTAA
- the ftsY gene encoding signal recognition particle-docking protein FtsY, which produces MGFFSKIKEGLKRTKEAIAYKLNKLFTGGVLTDEFYDELEDTLITSDIGAETTDTIMERLKDEIDAKHVRDTATVRDILKNILVELLEENEKPDYEYPLVIMLSGVNGVGKTTAIGKLAKKFKSQGKSVTIAAADTFRAAAADQLSVWADRAGVRIIKHSEGADPAAVVYDAAQSVKSKNGDVLLIDTAGRLHNKKNLMEELKKISRVVGRELPDATVLNYIVLDATTGQNAISQVDIFNEAIDIDGIILTKLDGTAKGGVVLAIAGELGVPVVYVGVGEGIDDLEDFDAEDFVSGIMGDE; this is translated from the coding sequence ATGGGATTTTTTTCTAAGATAAAAGAAGGGCTTAAACGCACTAAGGAAGCTATTGCGTACAAGCTCAATAAGCTTTTTACGGGCGGCGTGCTTACCGACGAGTTCTACGACGAGCTCGAAGACACGCTTATTACGTCCGATATCGGCGCGGAAACGACCGATACGATAATGGAAAGGTTAAAGGACGAGATCGACGCCAAGCACGTGCGCGATACGGCGACGGTGCGCGATATTTTAAAGAATATCCTCGTCGAGCTGCTCGAAGAAAACGAAAAGCCCGACTACGAGTATCCGCTCGTTATCATGCTTTCTGGCGTGAACGGCGTGGGTAAGACCACGGCTATCGGCAAGCTCGCCAAAAAGTTCAAATCGCAGGGCAAGTCGGTCACGATTGCCGCCGCAGATACATTCCGCGCCGCTGCCGCCGACCAGCTCTCCGTATGGGCGGACCGTGCGGGCGTGCGTATTATCAAGCATTCGGAAGGCGCAGACCCCGCCGCCGTCGTTTACGACGCTGCGCAGAGCGTTAAGAGCAAGAACGGCGACGTACTGCTTATAGATACCGCAGGGCGGCTTCATAACAAAAAGAACCTCATGGAGGAGCTGAAAAAGATTTCACGCGTTGTCGGTAGGGAATTGCCCGACGCGACCGTGCTTAATTATATCGTGCTCGACGCTACCACGGGACAGAACGCTATTTCTCAGGTCGATATTTTCAACGAGGCTATCGATATTGACGGTATTATTCTTACTAAGCTTGACGGCACGGCTAAGGGCGGCGTGGTGCTTGCCATAGCGGGCGAACTCGGCGTGCCCGTCGTGTACGTAGGCGTGGGCGAGGGTATCGACGATCTCGAGGACTTCGACGCCGAGGATTTCGTCAGCGGTATAATGGGCGACGAATAA
- a CDS encoding helix-turn-helix transcriptional regulator, which translates to MIIGQRIKEMRTERNISQKKLADAVGVDKRAIIFWEQEVNEPKATYIRNLAEFFGCSADYLLGLKDE; encoded by the coding sequence ATGATTATCGGGCAAAGAATAAAAGAAATGAGAACTGAGCGCAATATCAGCCAAAAAAAACTTGCCGACGCTGTGGGAGTCGACAAACGCGCAATCATTTTTTGGGAACAAGAGGTAAACGAGCCAAAGGCAACATATATACGTAATCTTGCGGAGTTTTTTGGATGTTCGGCTGATTATTTACTTGGACTTAAAGACGAATAA
- a CDS encoding DNA-binding protein, producing the protein MAKDLEISRLCDAYGALLTDNMLRTVREYYDYDLSLAEIGEECGVTRQAVLSRLQQAEKKLREYEQAIGIVQKTDKVISRLQTVADGIPDGQAKTALDSVITDLKEWRY; encoded by the coding sequence ATGGCTAAGGACTTGGAAATAAGTAGGCTGTGCGACGCTTACGGCGCGCTACTGACCGACAATATGCTGCGCACGGTACGCGAGTATTACGATTACGATTTGTCGCTTGCCGAGATAGGCGAGGAATGCGGCGTTACGCGGCAGGCAGTGTTGAGTAGATTACAGCAAGCCGAAAAAAAGCTTCGCGAATACGAGCAAGCTATCGGTATAGTGCAAAAGACGGATAAGGTTATTTCCAGATTGCAGACCGTAGCGGACGGTATTCCCGACGGACAAGCAAAGACGGCGCTCGATAGCGTAATTACAGACTTAAAGGAGTGGCGGTACTGA
- the ffh gene encoding signal recognition particle protein: MGLFSSLAEKLGNVFSKITARGKLTEGDIKQAMREIRIALLEADVNYAVVKDFVSRVSEKAVGEQVLKSLTPGQQVVKIVNDELIELMGSTNSKLEVAPKPPTVIMMCGLQGAGKTTFCGKLGTYLQKQGKKPMFAACDVYRPAAINQLQVVGKKVNVPVFEQGTGNPVKIAANAVEQAIKLGYDTVIIDTAGRLHINEQLMNELKDIKAKTNPTEILLTVDAMTGQDAVNVAKTFNEELDITGVILTKLDGDTRGGAALSIRSVTGKPIKFCGTGEKPTDIEPFYPDRMASRILGMGDVLTLIEKAQEAVTEEELKKMEKRMRENKFTLEDFLTQFKSLAKMGDINEVVAMIPGMNKANVDSKQIDERINKYKSIILSMTPYERTHPEVIKSSRRKRIAAGSGTSVQEVNALLKQYDQTKEMMKMASSGKMPQMQQKIIRQKRRFR, from the coding sequence ATGGGTTTATTTTCATCGCTTGCCGAAAAGCTCGGCAACGTATTTTCAAAGATTACCGCTCGCGGCAAGCTGACCGAGGGTGATATCAAGCAGGCAATGCGCGAGATTCGTATTGCGTTGCTCGAAGCCGACGTCAACTATGCCGTAGTTAAAGATTTCGTTTCTCGCGTGTCCGAAAAGGCTGTCGGCGAGCAGGTGTTAAAATCGCTCACGCCCGGACAGCAGGTCGTTAAAATAGTCAACGACGAGCTTATCGAGCTTATGGGTTCTACCAATTCCAAGCTCGAAGTTGCGCCCAAGCCGCCCACCGTAATTATGATGTGCGGACTTCAAGGCGCGGGCAAAACCACGTTCTGTGGCAAGCTCGGCACGTATCTTCAAAAGCAGGGCAAAAAGCCCATGTTCGCGGCGTGCGACGTGTACCGTCCCGCGGCTATCAATCAGCTTCAAGTAGTAGGTAAAAAAGTCAACGTCCCGGTGTTTGAGCAAGGCACGGGCAATCCCGTAAAGATCGCGGCAAACGCCGTGGAGCAGGCGATAAAGCTCGGTTACGATACCGTAATTATCGATACGGCGGGTCGGCTTCATATCAACGAACAGCTCATGAACGAGCTTAAAGATATCAAGGCTAAGACCAACCCGACCGAAATTTTGCTCACGGTCGACGCAATGACAGGTCAGGACGCCGTAAACGTTGCCAAGACCTTTAACGAAGAACTCGATATTACGGGCGTAATTCTTACAAAGCTCGACGGCGATACTCGCGGCGGTGCGGCGCTGTCTATTCGTTCGGTAACGGGCAAGCCGATCAAGTTCTGCGGCACGGGCGAAAAGCCGACCGACATCGAGCCGTTCTATCCCGACCGTATGGCGTCGCGTATACTTGGCATGGGCGACGTGCTCACGCTTATCGAAAAGGCGCAAGAGGCCGTTACCGAGGAAGAGCTCAAAAAGATGGAAAAGCGTATGCGCGAGAACAAGTTTACGCTCGAAGACTTCCTCACGCAGTTCAAGTCGCTTGCCAAGATGGGCGATATAAACGAAGTAGTCGCAATGATCCCCGGCATGAACAAAGCCAACGTCGATTCCAAGCAGATAGACGAGCGCATTAACAAGTATAAATCGATCATCCTCTCCATGACGCCGTACGAGCGCACCCATCCCGAAGTTATCAAGTCGTCGCGGCGTAAACGCATTGCCGCGGGCAGCGGAACGAGCGTTCAGGAAGTAAACGCGCTTCTTAAACAGTACGACCAAACCAAAGAGATGATGAAGATGGCGAGCTCGGGCAAGATGCCGCAAATGCAACAAAAAATAATTCGTCAGAAAAGGCGTTTTAGATAA
- the rpsP gene encoding 30S ribosomal protein S16: MMVKIRLTRLGDHKSPFYRIIVADARSPRDGRFIEVLGTYDPHLEDGLKVDVEKSKQWIKNGAQPTDTVRALLVKAGALEKGKSTQKTKVEKKKKAE, encoded by the coding sequence ATCATGGTTAAAATCAGACTTACACGCTTGGGCGATCACAAATCCCCCTTCTACCGTATAATCGTTGCCGACGCGCGTTCGCCGCGTGACGGCAGGTTTATCGAAGTGCTCGGCACGTACGATCCGCACCTCGAAGACGGGCTTAAAGTCGACGTAGAAAAGTCCAAGCAGTGGATCAAGAACGGCGCTCAGCCTACCGATACCGTTCGCGCATTGCTCGTTAAGGCGGGCGCGCTCGAAAAGGGCAAGTCTACCCAGAAAACCAAGGTAGAGAAGAAGAAAAAGGCTGAATAA
- a CDS encoding KH domain-containing protein has translation MTELVKYIVTALVDDKEQVSVTEDGDVVVVKVAKDDIGKIIGKQGRIIKSIRSVVKAASGKLGKNYSVEIDED, from the coding sequence ATGACCGAATTAGTAAAATACATCGTTACTGCGCTTGTTGACGATAAGGAGCAGGTATCGGTTACCGAGGACGGCGACGTGGTCGTAGTCAAGGTAGCAAAGGACGATATCGGCAAGATTATCGGCAAGCAGGGCAGGATAATCAAATCAATCCGCTCGGTTGTTAAAGCCGCGTCGGGTAAGCTCGGCAAGAACTATTCTGTCGAGATCGACGAAGATTGA
- the rimM gene encoding 16S rRNA processing protein RimM produces the protein MITVGQISKPQGVRGEVKVRAMTDDPSRFSVLKSVFVGNTPMRIQSVRVSGADVFIKLVGVDDRNAAEKLRGEFVKIERAVAVPLDDGEFFIADLLSAKLVAVKGEQKTLIGVVKNIQSFGAADVFTVALENGGEMTFAFVKALNAAFNEQTHELEVDGDRLSEVAVYDED, from the coding sequence TTGATTACCGTAGGACAAATAAGTAAACCGCAAGGCGTGCGCGGCGAGGTTAAGGTCAGAGCAATGACCGACGACCCGTCGCGCTTTAGCGTGCTTAAAAGCGTGTTCGTCGGCAATACGCCCATGCGTATCCAATCGGTGCGCGTTTCCGGCGCGGACGTGTTTATAAAGCTTGTCGGCGTGGATGATCGTAACGCTGCCGAGAAGCTTCGCGGCGAGTTCGTTAAAATCGAGCGCGCGGTTGCCGTTCCGCTCGATGACGGCGAGTTCTTTATTGCCGATCTACTGAGTGCGAAGCTCGTCGCGGTAAAGGGCGAGCAAAAAACGCTTATCGGTGTAGTTAAAAATATTCAGTCGTTCGGTGCGGCGGACGTGTTCACGGTAGCGCTCGAAAACGGCGGCGAAATGACTTTTGCGTTCGTAAAAGCGCTTAACGCGGCGTTTAACGAGCAAACGCATGAACTCGAAGTTGATGGCGACAGGCTGAGCGAAGTGGCGGTGTACGATGAGGATTAG
- the trmD gene encoding tRNA (guanosine(37)-N1)-methyltransferase TrmD, with translation MRIRVLTLFPDMFACLNDSIMGRAIKKGIIDFKAVDIRAYSAEKHGKCDDTPYGGGAGMVMTPQPIYDCIQAVDPDHEYLRIYMSPKGQTLSDKVSRELATHNDLLLLCGHYEGIDQRIIDLCIDREISIGDYVLSGGELAAMVVIDSAMRFVDGVLGSSESYADESFSDGMLEYPHYTRPLEFMGLKVPEVLLNGNHKEIAKFRKVESEKITAARRPDLLKRSGEGVNGGN, from the coding sequence ATGAGGATTAGAGTGCTTACGCTTTTTCCCGATATGTTCGCTTGCCTTAACGACAGCATAATGGGTCGGGCTATAAAGAAGGGTATTATCGATTTTAAAGCCGTGGATATTCGAGCCTATTCCGCCGAGAAGCACGGCAAGTGCGACGACACGCCGTACGGCGGCGGTGCGGGCATGGTAATGACTCCGCAGCCTATTTACGACTGCATTCAAGCGGTCGACCCCGATCACGAGTATTTGCGAATCTATATGTCACCCAAAGGTCAAACGCTCAGCGATAAGGTCAGCCGCGAGCTTGCGACGCATAACGATTTGCTTTTGCTGTGCGGTCATTACGAGGGGATCGATCAGCGTATAATCGATCTTTGTATCGACCGCGAGATCTCGATCGGCGATTACGTGTTGTCGGGAGGCGAGCTTGCGGCGATGGTCGTTATAGACAGCGCGATGCGGTTTGTGGACGGCGTGCTGGGAAGTAGCGAGTCGTATGCCGACGAGAGCTTTTCGGACGGTATGCTCGAATATCCGCACTACACGCGCCCGCTCGAGTTCATGGGGCTTAAAGTTCCCGAAGTTTTGCTTAATGGCAACCATAAGGAAATAGCTAAGTTTCGCAAGGTCGAAAGCGAAAAGATTACGGCGGCGCGCAGACCCGATCTTTTGAAAAGATCTGGCGAGGGGGTGAACGGTGGAAATTAA
- the ylqF gene encoding ribosome biogenesis GTPase YlqF: protein MEINWFPGHMAKSTREIEASLSAADCAVYVLDSRAVRSCFNPNFDKMITVPIVYLLNKTDTVEQSVVDEWVSKLEGNGNIALPIEGTSSTCRKKVLFAIKKACVKTLERQRSRGLNEHVRAVVLGVPNTGKSTVINSLCGKARLVTGNRAGVTRTAQWTRVDNSLDILDTPGTLYPKITDRRVGENLAIIGSIKDEVLDPTELAIALISRLNAIDESILSKRYGSVVEADGGLETVAKARGFKARGGEFDVDRAAVALLDDYRKGRLGKIALERAND from the coding sequence GTGGAAATTAACTGGTTTCCCGGGCACATGGCTAAATCAACGCGCGAGATCGAGGCGAGTCTATCCGCCGCCGATTGCGCGGTGTACGTGCTCGACAGCCGCGCGGTTCGGTCGTGCTTTAACCCTAATTTCGATAAGATGATAACCGTACCCATTGTCTACTTATTAAATAAGACGGACACCGTCGAACAGTCGGTCGTTGACGAGTGGGTAAGCAAGCTGGAAGGTAACGGCAATATCGCATTGCCGATAGAAGGCACGAGCAGCACTTGCCGAAAAAAAGTGCTGTTCGCCATAAAAAAAGCGTGCGTAAAAACTCTCGAACGCCAGCGTTCGCGCGGGCTTAACGAGCACGTTCGCGCCGTGGTTCTCGGCGTGCCCAATACAGGCAAGTCGACCGTAATAAACAGTCTGTGCGGCAAGGCGCGGCTCGTGACGGGCAATCGCGCGGGCGTTACGCGTACGGCGCAGTGGACGCGTGTTGATAATTCGCTTGATATTCTCGATACGCCGGGTACTTTGTATCCTAAGATCACCGATAGGCGCGTGGGCGAAAACCTTGCTATCATAGGAAGCATTAAGGACGAAGTTCTAGACCCGACAGAGCTTGCGATTGCGCTTATTTCGCGGCTGAACGCGATCGATGAGAGTATTTTGAGCAAGCGTTACGGCTCTGTCGTGGAAGCGGACGGCGGGCTCGAAACGGTAGCGAAAGCGCGCGGGTTCAAGGCGCGCGGCGGTGAGTTCGACGTAGACCGCGCGGCAGTCGCGCTTTTGGACGACTACCGAAAAGGCAGGCTCGGGAAAATAGCGTTGGAGCGGGCTAATGACTGA
- a CDS encoding ribonuclease HII → MTEKKIRLTPLEKVSRLIEFDKAFGALRLAGVDEAGRGPLAGPVSVCACVMPLDTPILGIDDSKRLSEKKREELFEKITAVADYCVVLIDRQTIDEINILEATKLGMKRAIEGLKTPPDLALIDAVKNLDIAVKYEPIVKADAKSYSVAAASIIAKVTRDRLMRELDIKYPQYGFSSNKGYGTAEHIAALKNTGACPEHRLTFIKNFVNVG, encoded by the coding sequence ATGACTGAAAAAAAGATAAGGCTTACGCCGCTCGAAAAAGTATCGCGGCTTATAGAGTTCGATAAAGCGTTCGGTGCGTTAAGGCTCGCGGGCGTGGACGAGGCGGGGCGCGGTCCGCTTGCGGGACCTGTGTCCGTTTGCGCGTGCGTCATGCCGCTCGATACGCCCATTCTCGGCATTGACGACAGTAAAAGGCTAAGCGAGAAGAAACGCGAAGAACTGTTCGAAAAAATCACGGCGGTTGCCGATTACTGCGTAGTGCTTATCGATAGACAGACTATCGACGAGATCAATATCCTCGAAGCTACAAAGCTCGGCATGAAGCGCGCTATCGAGGGACTGAAAACACCGCCCGATCTTGCGCTTATCGACGCGGTAAAAAACCTCGATATTGCGGTCAAGTACGAGCCTATCGTTAAGGCGGACGCCAAGAGCTATTCCGTTGCCGCCGCTTCGATCATTGCCAAGGTAACGCGTGATAGGCTTATGCGCGAGCTCGATATTAAATATCCGCAGTACGGCTTTTCTAGCAATAAAGGGTACGGCACGGCGGAGCACATAGCGGCGTTAAAAAATACGGGCGCGTGCCCCGAGCACCGCTTGACTTTTATTAAAAATTTCGTAAACGTAGGTTAA
- a CDS encoding YraN family protein, whose protein sequence is MFGRQRKKRINARGKAGEDLAVKYLETHGYRVLDRNYTTDIGEVDIFITDEHTLIAVEVKSRLSLEYGTPAEAVGHEKVKKISQVTSQYVKQFRLFGVPIRYDIVEVYLNDKTVNHIVNAFDSYLNY, encoded by the coding sequence ATGTTCGGCAGACAGCGTAAAAAACGAATAAACGCGCGAGGGAAGGCGGGCGAGGACCTCGCCGTCAAGTATCTCGAAACGCACGGATACAGGGTGCTCGACCGCAATTACACCACCGATATAGGCGAGGTGGATATTTTCATTACCGACGAGCATACGTTAATTGCCGTCGAGGTCAAGTCGCGGCTGTCGCTCGAATACGGCACTCCTGCCGAAGCGGTAGGGCACGAAAAGGTCAAAAAGATTTCGCAGGTCACTTCGCAGTACGTTAAGCAGTTTCGATTATTCGGCGTGCCTATCCGCTACGACATAGTGGAAGTGTATCTTAACGATAAAACGGTCAATCACATTGTAAACGCCTTCGATAGTTATTTGAATTATTAA